In Megalops cyprinoides isolate fMegCyp1 chromosome 12, fMegCyp1.pri, whole genome shotgun sequence, the sequence AGCTGTGGTGTATGTATCTGCCTTGTCTTTCCATACCTTTACAAGTGCCACTGCTCCACTTGTAACTATTTTTAAGTCTAAAACCAAAAGTCCATATGGATTTGTGATTCATGCCTGCTTTTTCTGGCGAAGAAAGAGCCACTGAactttgcttcctgttttctaATCATAATAGTAATGTTTATTTCCTCAATAAAGTTGTTTTATGAGAATGTGTAGGGTCCTTTTAAACCACAGAAATGGGTATCAACATCATGTTATACACAGTGAGCTGCATCTTTCCCATCTTCCTCTGCCGTTTTTTGTCATGGTGTTATACCTgtgtcccctccccccatgATGTCATCGCTCTGAAGTTGAAGTGCTGTAGAACCGGTTTGTCCTCTTTAGTTACACTAACCTTGCTGCCTTgcctttttccttctttttgtgtttcctcACTCCTAACATCTGGGATCGCATTTACAGATAATATCTGTACCTGTGATGAGCATGGCTTTGGGTGTTAGGAGTGTGGACTATGTTACTGTGGGCTGCTTCACTTAAAATGTTTagggctgttttgttttaacacCATAAGAGTCTCCCTGCTCTGAGGTACTTCTGGCTTTTCATTCTGTTGTATCTTGAAGTTGCCGCCATGATTTGTCCAGTACAAGAACAAagtctgttctgttttagaaCCACACCTTTCATTTAAGGACTCAGGTAACTGTCTGAGAGTAGGGTTTGTTCCACCATTCTTGTAATATCCTTCCTTTGTGCATTCTGTTGGCTGAGCTCCTCTTTTCCTGTAGCTGTTGCAGGTTGATCTGTACAGTTAGTGTATTAAGTGGTAATTTAATGATGTGGCTATGCTCCGAACAAGGAATAAGACTACTTAATCCAATAGGTAGTTGTCTCCTTTTCCCCTGTTCTTTTCAGTATATGTGCTCCCGGGAGCACATTATTTTGGTGAATCAACAGGGAGTAGCACCTGTTTCCTGGGAGTTAGAGATGTGGCcataccccctcccccttcccccagctGCTCTATTGAATTGCTGTCATTGAATGTCGTCTCTGActgttaaatatttgaatttcacctccagctgcctctgcaTTAGAAGTTGTGTAACGCTAAGTAGTATGACTGAGGAGAATGATTTCAAAGGCCAGCGTACAGCTGATGTGCACTGAGTGAAGTAACTTTTGGGTTGAGGactgtttttaaataatcatgCTTGCGAAGGCTCCCTgatgcagccacacacacacacacacacagagtacatttttacattgtgacACACTTTATGCATTTCACTACACCCACACAACATTGTCACGATGACAAGAAAACTGCTTGGTTTCACTGGTTTAGTCAATGTTGTATTAAATGCGTAATGAATGAGTGTAAGTTATGAATGTAATGTGCAAACTAACAAGAATGCTTGCGTAATTGTCTGCATAGGTCTAACATAGCCTAGATCAGGAGTAACTAGACCTAGCTCTGATGTGGCATTGAGTGTGGATAAGGGCCTTTAAGGTGTAAaaggtgctgtttgtgtgtttcattagCACTGCaagtcaaatgaataaaatgcttCAGTTAGAGTGTTTAGCAGAGTCTGTCCAAAATGAGCAGGAATCCCTTATGTGTTCTAATCAtgagctcagtgcagtgttactcagtgtttttttacacTTATACACTTGATGTTTCTGTAGGATACCTGCTAAACATAGGCCGCATTTAACATACTGTTAAGTCCTCATTTCTGACTGCTTATGCATGTTCCTCCAAGTGCTGTTGCTGCATGGAGAGTGCACCCACTTTTTGCATAGTGAGAAACACACCCCCACATCCCACAATCGCCGCTGTGTCCCATCATCTCTCTGGGTTACTTTCTAGAGTTGACAACAGATCATAGATCAGACTGCTTACCGCCAATCCTTACTGCGACCAGTTcgtattaaatattaattctgatccaggatcaggcGCTAAGGGCAGAAGGTGTCTACACCCGTGtcatctctctgtgctccctCACTCCTCGCTccaggtgtgtgctgtgccagCCTGAAGGATGACAAGGGTCTGATGAAGATGGGCCTGGGGCAGGTGCTGGTGGGGCATGTCAACTTCCTGCTGGGGGCGCTGGTGCACGGCGCTGTTCTGCGCCATATCAACCTCCACAAGGAGGCCCGTGCCATGGAGTACGCAATCGCCAACGTCATTGCACTGGTCGCCGGGCTCATGGTAAGGACCTGTCCCACGCCAGCACTGCTCACCATGCAAGGGACTATCATAGAGCCGTTTTATCCCAAAttcaggaaacagaaaaaacacctCCCATCTGTGCCAGGGTGCTGGGGGAAGACTAGGCCAGTGTTTGCTCTGTTTCACGCAGACCTTTAACTACTGGATAAAGTGATTGAGTCAGTAATTAGGCTCAATTTCGTCTCAATAAGCATGGTCTGTGAGCTTGGTGATTTGGACCATGAGGTGTCCCTCTTTGACCACTAATGTCTTCAGACCAGTCTACCAGTCAGACCAGTAGATATAGCACATGGAGTGCAAATGCCAAGCATCCTGTGCATTTAAtgactgttttaatgttttcccATTTGACAAACCTGTTTCTCTACCTGTATTTTTCCCGTTGCTCTGACGAAATTAGTCTCTCGAGCCGTCAGAATGTTAACTCTGAGCTGAGAGCTGGGAGTTTTGACAGGCATTCAAAAAGCCCTTTGTTCTATGACCCCTCGACCCtactgacctttgaccttgttTGTGCATTCTATTGGCAGGCAGTCATCACAGGCATCATAGCCATCGTCCTCTCCAAAAACAAGAAGAATACAATTCTGGTATGATATTCTCTGCCCTTCAGCAGGCCTCTCTTCCCCCCatttatctgtgtctgtctgctgtcttcTCACCCATAGTTTTATTATGTATATTGGTAATATTTTGTGTGTCGATGACTTGTGGTTTCTTAGACTGGGAAACATTGAATTCAGTATGCATGGAAATTCCTAGTTTTATACAGTGTTGGATCCCCACTTCTatacctgtctgtctccctctgtatGCCTATCTCTCTCACAAATACCttctcatattttattattaccacctattcatatttttatattgtcttGCATCAGTTTTCATATCGTGAGACTTTTTCCTCATCATTTCTTGTTCTGTCCTGTTCAGCTGTTCCACAGAATATTTGTATTCGAAAACAAACTGATTAGACAcgttaaatgaaaataaaagtaatatgCAAAGAATTTTTCGGTAGTTCATGTCGAATAGACCCATGAACAGTCTCAGGTAAGGGGAGGAAACAGAGATGAACAGACTTGAGACCAGGGGAAAAGGTCCTGGAAGGCCTTAAATGAGGCTTGTATAAtaataaggggaaaaaagaggaaaagccAGCTTTATTTTACGTTGGGATGGTTTTACTCTCTGTCCAAACTTGCCTTCAGCTATGTGTCAGAACATGCTCGCGCTCACCCCCCTTTCACTGTGGGTGAACAAACAACAGCACTCACAGTTCCgtacacaccctcacacacatgcttggaaaaaaaaaacatgcacacacatcttccaaaacacacacacacacacacactgttttgcTCTCATggacacactctcactctcatgcacacaaatgcacagagtGTAGCCTGCAGTCACAGTTAGACCACTTTTTACTACTGTTGATTTCAACATCTACTGTCCCTTTTTGGTCAGTCTTTTTCATTCATAACTCTTATGTGTAAGCAGTAGcagtaacacacatacacacaaacacactccctccttctctctctccctctctcgctctctctctcacacacacacacacacacaaaaatctcACTGCACGCCTGTAATTTTCCGGTCTTTCATAAGACTGACATGCATTTTGACAAAGAACAGtgacatgacatttttcatatcCCTAGATGGATGCTGTCAAGCAGGGTGTAGTACAATTACTACAGTCGTGCAATGTACACACTCTGAAACCTGTTTacttagatttttttcctaGGAACATTCAGGCATAAATGTTCTTTGTTCAAGGTCACAATGGCATGGTTCTGTATAGCAGCTGGTTTTCCAACACATGGTCCCAAAGGGTCCAGggttttaatgtgcttttagTCCATCTCCAGCAAGCTAGCCTATTCGTTTGTGGTATCAGCACACTCATATAGCTACACTATTATCACATGGTAAAAAATGAAGAGTATTTTTCCATGACTTTCTGGCATTACAATATTTTCAAGTGTTTTGGGAATGACTTGTTTAATGTGAGTCAGAATATGACACTTATTTTGAGTAGAGTTTTGAGTCGAATGTCACTGGACTCGCATAAGCTTTGAAGGGCTTGATTATTTTCAGACTTTTGTTTCCCCAACATGTGCTTCCCACGTGTCATTGCTGTTTGTAGTCTTCactttctctgctctgtttttacTATCAAAACTGGTTTGGCCCAGAATGATGTTTACATGAGGAACTGAGAAGATTACTCTATGCAAGTCACTAAAGTAAAGTCACAGCTGCATCAAATGATTGTTACATTGTGCTCACAATATTTAGTGGCATGGCCTTGGGTCTGCAGGGCTGCTGAATCCATTCCCATCCTGGTTGTACAGAAATCAGAAAAGGCAGAATTTGCTCCAAGGCAGGGAGAATGGAAAAATAGAGTGGCAGTGGAGTGGCAATAGCAGGGGGTGATCTAGAGGTcattcggttcacctgtgagtggtcataatgttttggctcatcagtgtatatactgtgtgtgtgtgtgtgtgtgtgtgtgtgtgtgtgtgtgtgtatatatatatatatatatatatataattttaaagcCCTGTGAAAACTGTCTGTTTCATACTCAGGGGCATGGTATCCTGACTTCATTTTCCTAAGTGTTCAGCTGTAAGCgagaaattatttttctttttcttttgaaattattCTGAAGAAGAATTTTGAAATTCATTAATTGCTACTTCTCAAATTTAAGTTTAAAAGGGGTTTCAAATGAgtggatgtgtttgtttatCTTTCTTTTAAGAATTTGGAAAGttatgattttttccccttgtgtcCCAGTTTGCAGTGCCCAATCATGTCATTACACTTCCACTCATTGCTGTAACCGCTACTAGCAGTCCAGGAGACTGCAGACGAGCTGTGTTTCATTGAAAATGGAGGCTTTTCTCCTCACAAGTGACTTTTATGTCAGTCTCTCCTTTGCTCAAACttctattttttccccctctttacCTCTCTCAGTATATTACCCTGCTCTTCTCGTTTAGTCTGTGAGTTGGTACGCTGTGGTATAGTGTGTGGTGTGgcattgcgtgtgtgtgtacactgacCCCTATCCCTCCCCTCCAGGCGTGGCTGCTGCTTGTGGTCAGCCTGCTGGCTGGTCTCCTGGCAACTGCCGCCACTGTGGGGCtgactgttgccatggtgaaggCAATTTTGCACAACGGCCAGAGCCTCCTAACCCACTGTGACATCCCAACGTCCATCAGCTACTACAGCATCACCACCGAGTGCTCCTTTGACCCTACTCGTATCTATGTGAGTACAAGTGTGGGGGGGTGGTAGGGGGCAGTTGTGTTTTACCCTGAAAGTCATATGCATCCATATGTCACAATAGCGCCATGACACATGGTTTGATATGGAAAGAACAAGAGTTATGattcccctctgtccctccctccaaGGGCACCACCATCATTCTGTGGGTCCCGCTTATCCTGATGTGCGTGGTGGAGTCCGTTTTCTCTGGCCGCTGCTGTGCCGTCTGCTGCTCCTTCCTGCGCTTGAGCTGCCGAAAGAGGAGGAAGGTTACCAAGGCCCGCAGGGTAGGCCCCGCCTACCACCTGCCCTcacttacatttgcatttagtcatatattcatttattcatttggcacgagagttatccagagagacttgcaaGAAGTGCATTCAGTGGGGTTAGGTGAACATGTTTACCACTGTGCCACTAGAAAAGCTTGTGGCAACAGGTTTTTGTCTTATGtgcttaaaataattatttgtttgtattaGCTTTTAGCAGTGTTAGGAAGTAGAGGGGTCAGAATTCAGAGAGCCCAGGTGTAGTCTGAATAGGTTATTTTTGAGTGTGTGCCAGAAAATGGACTGTGATCCCAACAGTTCAAAGCAAGGGTAGAGAAGGGATGTGAATGAGATGAGCTACTCAGGATGCTTCCTACAGGGGATTCCTAGATAACCAGAGTTAGTAGAGTGGAGTGTTCTGTCTTGAGTATACAGTGTGATGATAGACTGTATCCCTATACTTAGTCTTTCCTTCTGCTTGGTAGGATAGAAACGGAGATTTGAATTTTATCTGAGCCATAACAGGTAGCAAGTGTAAAGAGACGAGGAGTGGCATAACATGACAGCATCAAGGTTTCACCATGTccactcctgtgtgtgtttgtattcatCGCAGCTTTTcaacagaagtgtgtgtgtgtgtgtttgtgtgtgtgtgtgtgtgtgtgtgtgcgtgcgtgcgtgtgcgtgtacgtgtgcgtgcaCACCCCTGTGGGGGGCGGGGCATTAATGTTTCAGGTGCTTGTGCGGAGACCAGAGGAAATGACATCGGGCTCTCAGGTGCAGCAACATGACCAGGAGGCGGAGCCAGCGGAACAGCATGAGCTGCTCAACAGGAACTCTCAGTCTCACAGATCCACAGACTGGGTTTGAAGATCACTAGTGCCAGGCCAGTGCAATGCATGGGCTCTTAACATGACCACATGTCTCTAACTCTGTGTGGGTAAGGCGGCCCCAACATCCCACTACAAAACATGATTCACCCCCTAGTTGAAGGCATGCGGATGTGTTATGCCAGGACATCTTCTGCCCTCTTTCAAAATCATCAGACAAAAGCACTTCTTTGTAATCATTGGTTTACACTGGAGCGCAGTGATCTTTGAACAGGCAGCATGGACTTGCTTGCCCCAGAGCCCACTGCATTGACCGCAGTACTCGATGCAACAGTCAACTCTGGTCCTTCCGAAGAGACGAGGGTGTCAGGTGTTCCTGCAGACACATGGTCAGTCAGTGGTCAGGACAACTTGGtggagttttattttctgtctgatttacacatacaaggagcGTGTGCATACCTCTGTgttcacagacagcagcattaCATTTAAATCCCTTTGTCATTCCAAACTTTTTCACCCGCTTTTGGGGAGAACTATGagcaaaatgaatttttttatgTCTTCTTTAATACTGTCATTCTGCCTGGCACAACTGTAGACATATACAAACCCACAGAAAGCTGTTACAGAAGTGCTTATATAATGACATATAAAATGTGTAGGGATTTTTGTGTGCAGtatgttacaatatttatgttttctaaATAAATACTGATCTCTGCCATTACACTGgacattcctttttttgtttgttttgcaatacAGCATGCAGAGTAAACAGCTTTTATCTTGCAGTGTATGTACATTGATGAATTCGCTCATAACGCCAAGATTCTACGCACTAAGGGTTCTATGACAATGGGTAGGTGCGGGATACTTTACAGAATCcttcaacagaaacacaaggtAGACTAAACTCTAGACTTGAGGGCTAGCAGGAAATTAAATGCGATTGAAATAGCTGGCACTTCACCATGACGAAAAGTAACGCACAAGTCTTGCTGCAAAAGTTTCATGCCCAATATTTACTTTGGCTTTTACTCTTTTATGGAATGtacacaaatattatttttaaaggccattttagattttttttccatttgtggtAAATAAGTCCAGATTACCAACACACATTGTGTAGGTGTATGTTCTCAATATGAAATCCTCACAACCAGTTAACCCTAGGCCTCATAACTCCAAACATCGTGTGGTTCAAACTGATTCAGGATCATTGTTTGGGAGCTGAAAATATCTACAGCTGGATGAGGCTTGCTTACTACACTGGCCGAGAAGTGCTTATATTTGCTTTCTATATCCAACACTCAAAAATGTCCTGCCCTCAGAGCCAGATGGACTGTATGATGGTAATGGCCAAATGCATTCGGTGGCACTGGATTATTCTCAACATGAGGGGGTCATAAATTTGAGATCAAGCTCAGTTTTACTCTTCATTTAGGCAGTGTTCCAGACTCCAGGCTGTAAAGGAGTTTCTCTCGTGCATTGTCGCATGACTCCCTGGTGGTTTCATCCTGTGTCAGGCCACATGATCCATTGCACATGTTCCATATTGACCAATCAGATGCCAGTTTGCCTCGTGGGCTAAACGAAGCTTGAGTTATGGGCAGCAATTCAGAGCAGACTCTGCTCATCCCTGCTAATATGTACAGTGTATGGTTCCATCTAGTCATACATGTAATCAGTCCAGATGGTGTAAAGATCATTCATCTGTGCAGTCTGCTTGGAACTTATACCAGTAAACAAGATGATCACAACAGCCCTGGTGTTGTACTTTGAAAGAACCTCCTAAGTGTCTCCTTATTACCTTATAAAACTCTTTTGCTTATTTGAAAAAAGGATCACTTCCTACCAAGAACAAATGACACAAACTGGTTTTCAAGCACACAGGTATATTCCTGATTGATAAAAGGGGATATACATGACGTCCAGGGTTTCATTCGCTGAAAAAAGACATAGTACAATTTAATCACCATATAGTTGTGACAGAACTCAGTGCAAACTTGCTGTGAGCAAACGCATACCCACTGCGTTGCAGACCTCACACTGAGAATAAATACAGCCTGGATCATCAGTGCTATCCACAGTGAGGCCTACTTACAACTACAGACATTTTGTTATGAGACCAAACAGGTTAAGCAGAGACAAGAAGAGACTTTTTTGGGCACACTCTCTGTTGAAGAACAGTAATCAGCCTTTACAAGTGACAAGTTTACAAGTGGGGtgatttttctcctctcttgaAAACCTAAAAAGAGCATGACTCAGTGGTGAGATGAACATGGGAAAATGAGTCCACTGCCTTAATGTCCTTTTCAATTTAATGCTGTATAAAGAAGTAAAAGTTATCACTTTCATACTTCATGCCACATGTCACTAATACTAGGATATCACCGCTTGAAGTTatactaaaattaaaatttggaTGCTTGTAGTTGTGTGACATAGTTTGACAAGGATACCATGCAGTATCTttaacccaaacacacaccagctcacgcacgcgcacacacacagacacacacacacacacatgctctccaGTACTATGTCTGATCcatctgtccttttttctgtgtaaaaaaaatcctttttgaaatatttcccaTGTTTCAGTGCAAAGCCCTGGAGCTTCAACATTCTGTCCAAACAGCAATGGCATGGACACAGAGAAGTCATGTGGGCAGTCTCCTTCCtcaaatgacaaagaaaacataattattCACAA encodes:
- the LOC118786505 gene encoding keratinocyte-associated protein 3-like; translated protein: MGYMGVCCASLKDDKGLMKMGLGQVLVGHVNFLLGALVHGAVLRHINLHKEARAMEYAIANVIALVAGLMAVITGIIAIVLSKNKKNTILAWLLLVVSLLAGLLATAATVGLTVAMVKAILHNGQSLLTHCDIPTSISYYSITTECSFDPTRIYGTTIILWVPLILMCVVESVFSGRCCAVCCSFLRLSCRKRRKVTKARRVLVRRPEEMTSGSQVQQHDQEAEPAEQHELLNRNSQSHRSTDWV